One Dietzia sp. JS16-p6b genomic window carries:
- a CDS encoding CPBP family intramembrane glutamic endopeptidase: protein MLVVELVVVLLVTFGLAGLYSVLDLASALLAPEPLAGQTATLNPSRSEHAWLDVAYQLLAVLRLLAWSVLPLVLLAHSGLGPRAVGLVRDRAGRQIAWGIALAAVIGIPGLAFYLGAVAAGINLQVAGSGLTETWWRPIVLVLSAAGNGAAEEILVVGYLLVRLRQLGIPPAVALVGTALLRGSYHLYQGFGGGLGNLAMGIVFALWWMRTRRLWPLILAHTLLDVVAFVGYAVLAPHVAWL from the coding sequence CTGTTGGTGGTCGAACTCGTCGTCGTCCTCCTGGTGACCTTCGGCCTGGCCGGCCTGTATTCGGTCCTCGATCTCGCGTCGGCGCTGCTCGCCCCGGAACCCCTGGCGGGACAGACCGCCACCCTCAACCCCTCGCGCTCGGAGCACGCGTGGCTCGATGTGGCGTACCAGCTCCTCGCGGTACTGCGGTTACTGGCGTGGTCGGTGCTGCCGCTGGTCCTGCTCGCGCACTCCGGGCTCGGCCCCCGGGCGGTCGGGCTCGTCCGGGACCGCGCCGGCCGGCAGATCGCGTGGGGGATCGCCCTGGCCGCCGTGATCGGCATCCCCGGGCTCGCGTTCTACCTGGGCGCTGTGGCGGCGGGGATCAACCTGCAGGTGGCGGGGTCCGGACTCACGGAGACGTGGTGGCGCCCGATCGTGCTGGTCCTGTCGGCCGCGGGCAACGGTGCCGCCGAGGAGATCCTCGTTGTGGGTTATCTGCTCGTGCGCCTGCGCCAACTCGGGATCCCGCCCGCCGTCGCACTCGTGGGCACCGCGCTGTTGAGGGGGTCCTACCACCTCTATCAGGGCTTCGGCGGGGGGCTGGGCAACCTCGCGATGGGGATCGTGTTCGCCCTGTGGTGGATGCGGACCCGACGGCTGTGGCCGCTCATCCTGGCGCACACACTCCTGGACGTCGTCGCGTTCGTGGGTTACGCGGTGCTCGCCCCGCACGTCGCCTGGCTCTGA
- a CDS encoding LCP family protein: protein MRILGLVLVLILTLGVVSVLWADSKLQRIDALPDYPGRGGNTPGSITLLVGTDSREGLTPEQQAQLSTGSESDAGGKRTDTMMLVYTPRDGGRTMLISLPRDLLVDIPDYGQNKLNAAYTFGGPPLLTRTLEEQTGMRIDHYAEIGFGGFAGIVDAVGGVDICIEEPINDPLAGLDLAAGCQTLAGPQALGFVRTRYGFAEQDLQRVRNQRQFLGALMSETMSPGNLLNPFTAVSLIDSASEAITVDSGDHIWNLAWVMWKLRGDPLTVTAPYDGMDSGSVGSYLVWGPNTTGFFDAVASGRTPPQEYLDAGP, encoded by the coding sequence ATGCGGATCCTGGGCCTGGTGCTCGTCCTGATCCTGACGCTGGGCGTGGTGAGCGTCCTGTGGGCGGACTCCAAGCTCCAGCGGATCGACGCCCTGCCGGACTACCCCGGCCGGGGCGGGAACACCCCGGGCAGTATCACGCTGCTGGTCGGGACGGACTCGCGCGAAGGCCTCACCCCGGAGCAGCAGGCCCAACTGTCCACCGGGTCGGAATCCGATGCCGGCGGCAAACGTACCGACACGATGATGCTGGTCTACACGCCGCGGGACGGCGGGCGGACCATGCTCATCTCACTCCCGCGCGATCTTCTGGTCGACATCCCGGACTACGGTCAGAACAAGCTCAACGCCGCCTACACCTTCGGCGGCCCGCCTCTGCTCACCCGGACGCTCGAGGAACAGACCGGCATGCGCATCGACCACTACGCGGAGATCGGGTTCGGCGGTTTCGCCGGGATCGTCGACGCCGTCGGAGGCGTGGACATCTGCATCGAGGAGCCGATCAACGACCCGCTCGCCGGACTCGATCTGGCCGCCGGGTGTCAGACCCTCGCGGGTCCTCAGGCCCTGGGCTTCGTCCGCACCCGCTACGGGTTCGCGGAACAGGACCTCCAGAGGGTCCGCAACCAGCGGCAGTTCCTCGGCGCGCTGATGAGCGAGACCATGTCCCCGGGGAACCTGCTCAACCCGTTCACCGCGGTGTCACTCATCGACTCCGCCTCGGAGGCCATCACCGTGGACTCCGGGGACCACATCTGGAACCTCGCCTGGGTGATGTGGAAGCTCAGGGGCGATCCCCTCACCGTGACCGCCCCCTACGACGGCATGGACTCGGGTTCCGTGGGGTCGTATCTCGTGTGGGGCCCGAACACCACGGGGTTCTTCGACGCGGTCGCCTCGGGGCGTACCCCACCCCAGGAGTATCTCGACGCCGGCCCCTGA
- a CDS encoding DUF5926 family protein, giving the protein MGRRQRHKEPKSGGNRQAKIAARAAEREELSTQPRPFAGFAGECDMVAMREFVPSATARLTTSSQKREITLATVLPGAIAGLVRDEELGGEAMVGLQVQVHGPDPAADLAYAVDWASRAGGGETLNTSHPDESTPALEDVVVKDAPLEIVVHGDFSWWLAEGAQVRPEIAQAIKNADEVMMPSARVAADGIEAAWWVDAGEKAHIRWVRPEDEDALFEALARVHSAGGLHLGEGSRFAGSFRTHGVLVPVFDLDPEMHHQEWAPGLLELDARLAEALAKDGPLSSDERASRDGLRARQVTLR; this is encoded by the coding sequence GTGGGTAGACGTCAGCGCCATAAAGAGCCCAAGTCCGGCGGCAACCGCCAGGCCAAGATCGCCGCTCGCGCGGCCGAGCGTGAGGAACTGAGCACCCAGCCCAGGCCTTTCGCGGGGTTCGCGGGGGAGTGCGACATGGTCGCCATGCGCGAGTTCGTTCCGTCGGCGACCGCGCGGCTGACCACCAGTAGCCAGAAGCGCGAGATCACCCTGGCGACCGTCCTGCCCGGTGCCATCGCCGGACTGGTGCGTGACGAGGAGCTGGGCGGCGAGGCCATGGTGGGTCTGCAGGTCCAGGTCCACGGGCCCGATCCGGCGGCCGACCTGGCGTACGCGGTGGACTGGGCCTCTCGCGCAGGGGGCGGTGAGACGCTGAACACCTCCCATCCGGACGAGTCCACCCCGGCGTTGGAGGACGTCGTGGTGAAGGACGCGCCGCTGGAGATCGTGGTGCACGGAGACTTCTCGTGGTGGCTCGCCGAGGGAGCTCAGGTCCGTCCCGAGATCGCGCAGGCGATCAAGAACGCCGACGAGGTGATGATGCCCTCGGCCCGGGTCGCGGCGGACGGCATCGAGGCCGCCTGGTGGGTCGACGCGGGCGAGAAGGCCCACATCCGGTGGGTGCGGCCGGAGGACGAGGACGCGCTGTTCGAGGCCCTCGCGCGCGTGCACTCCGCGGGCGGCCTCCACCTGGGCGAGGGGTCGCGTTTCGCGGGGTCCTTCCGCACCCACGGGGTGCTCGTGCCGGTGTTCGACCTGGACCCGGAGATGCACCACCAGGAGTGGGCGCCGGGACTTCTCGAACTCGACGCGCGACTGGCTGAGGCGTTGGCGAAGGACGGCCCGCTCAGCTCCGACGAGCGCGCCTCGCGGGACGGTCTCCGGGCACGCCAGGTCACCCTGCGCTGA